A window of Nocardioidaceae bacterium genomic DNA:
GGTGCCTCAGGCCGTCCGGATCATGCTGCCGGCGATCATCAGCCAGCTGGTCGTGGCGCTGAAGGACACCAGCCTGGGGTATGCGATCAACGCCAACGGCGTGAGCTACGTGTTCAAGCAGATCCAGAACCAGTTCGGCAACCCGCTGTGGGTCGGCCTGATCCTCGCCGCGATCTACATCCTGCTCAACATCGTGGTCGCGAGGATCGCCACCTGGGCCTCCGACAAGCTCGTCGGCGACCAGACCCAGGGCAGCAGCGGCGACGAGGCCGAGAAGAAGACGCAGGCCGCGAACGCCGGCGCCTGAGCCACCCCCTTCGCACCGGCCCCGCACACACGACCGGCCCACCGTGGATCGCACGGTGGGCCGGAGTCGCGTGTGGAGTGGCGCGCTCAGACCTGCGAGGCGGCGCCCTTCTCGGTGTCGGCGCCGTCCGTACGCAACGCCCCTCCCTGGGTCTCCAGGTGCGCCCGGATGAACCAGTGGAACAGCTCGAGCTTCTGGATCTGGCCGATGATCATGTCCTCGCTGACCGGGTCGATCTCGGCCGCGGTGGCGCGGGCCTTGCGGTAGTCCTCGAGGACGCCGGTGTAGACGACGTCGAGCGCGGCGAGGTGCTCCTGGGTGCTGGCGCGGCGCAGCGAGTAGTCGTCCCAGGTGCGCTCGGACACGAGTGATCCCGGTGTGCCCTTCGGGGAGCCGCCCAGCGTCGCGATGCGCTCGGCGAGGTCGTCGGCGTGCCCGCGCACCTCGTCGACCTGCGGGTCGAGCATCTCGTGGACGGCGATGAAGTGGGGGCCGACGACGTTCCAGTGCACGTGCTTGAGCACGAGGTGCAGGTCGTTGACGGCGTGCAGCCTCGACTGCAGCGCCTCGACGAGGGTGACGGCGTCGGACTCGGAGATCCCGGGCGTGGTGAAGTGCAGATCAGTCATGGACAACTGATCCCCGGGGGTCCCGAGATCTATTCGTGATGTGACGCGGCAGCCGTCTCGCGCATCAGGCGCCGCATGCGGTCGTGCCCGCGTCGCTGCACGGCCGGGAGGCCGAGCCGTGAACCGCGCTCGATCTCGCGCAGCGCCAGAAGACTCCCCCGGCTGACCACCGCCTGCTCCTCGCGGTCGGTCAGCTCGCGGCCGTAGCCGCGCAGGAAGGCCTGCCGCGTCTTCGGACGGCGCTGCCACGGGCCGTGGGCGAGGAGGGCGAAGTCCACCGAGGCGGGCGCCCACCCCGAGGCGCCGAAGTCCAGCACCCGCAGCGTGCCGTGGGGACCCAGCAGCCAGTTGCGTGGGCGGTAGTCACCGTGGGTGGGCACCGCCCGCGTCTCCGGCTCCTCGACGAGCATCGCGGCGCGACGCTCGACGAAGTCCCGCTCCTCCTGCGACACGTGGTCCCGGGCCGCTACGAGCAGGCGCTGCGCCTGCGCGGCGGCGCCGGGTGAACCCTCGCGGTGGCGTTCGGGCATGGTCTGGTGCAGCATCCGCAGCAGCCGACCCGCCCGCCGGTAGACCGGGAAGCCGGCCAGCACGGGCTCCTCCCCGGGCAGCTCGGTCAGGACGATCGCCGAGAGGTCCTCGTCGTGGGCGAGCAGTCGGGCTGCGCGGCCCTGCATCTTCGGGATCCACCGCTCGTACGCACGCACCTCGGCCCGCCACGCCTGCGGGCGGGGCTCCACCTTCACGACGACCCGCCCCCATCGCGTCGTGTCCAGGCGCCACAGCCGACGCCCGCTGGCCTCACCCGCGTCGGTGGCACCGGGACGTTCGAGCAGCGTGTACGCCCCGGCCTGCTCGCGCAGCCAGGCGTGCACGTCCGGCCCCACGCTGGACTCCCTCACCGACATCTCTCCATCCTCGCGGTAGCCGCCAACACGATCACACGTCGTTATGGCCGGCGCCCGCAGGGCACGGTGGAATCGTGAGCAACACCGGATCCGACCTCCGTCCCCACGTCATGGTGCTCTTCGGCGCCACCGGCGATCTCGCCGAACGCAAGCTCTTCCCAGGCCTCTACCACCTCGCCGCCGCCGGGCGTCTTCCCGACGCCTGGGCCGTCGTCGGCTCCGGGCGCCACAGCCCCGGCACCGACGAGGAGTTCCGCGACCAGCTGCGCGAGGCCCTCACCGAGACCATCGACGACGTCGACGCCCAGCTTCTCGACGACGTCCTGTCCAAGGTCTCCTTCCAGACCTCGAACTCCGACGACGGCTCCGAGCTCGCCGAGCGTGTCGCCGCGGTCGAGCGCCAGCTGGCGGGGGACGGCGACGTGTCCGACGTACGCCGCCTCGTCTACCTCTCGGTCCCCCCGGGCGCGATGGAGCCCATGATCGGCATGCTCGGTCGCGAGGACCTCGTCGACCGCGCCCGCCTGGTCATCGAGAAGCCGTTCGGCACCGACCTGGAGTCCGCCCGCAGCCTCGACGCCGCGCTGAAGGAGGTCATCGACGAGGAGCACATCTTCCGCATCGACCACTTCCTCGGCAAGGAGGCCGTGCAGAACATCCTGGCGCTGCGGTTCGCCAACGGCCTGCTCGAGCCCGCCTGGAACAACCAGCACGTCGCCAGCGTGCAGATCGACGTGCCGGAAGCGATCGGCATCGAGGGCCGCGGCTCGTTCTACGAGTCCACCGGCTGCCTGCGCGACATGATCTCCACCCACCTGTGCCAGCTGCTCGGCTTCGTCGCCCTGGAGGACCCGGGCTCCCTGGAGGCCGGCTGCGTGCGCGACGCGAAGGCCGCCGTCTTCGACGCCCTGCGACCCCTGGACCGGGACCGCGTGGTCTTCGGCCAGTACGACGGCTACACCGACGAGGAGGACGTCGACGACGACTCCGACGTCGAGACCTTCGTGGCCATCGAGGCCTACGTCGACAACGACCGCTGGTCCGGTGTGCCGTTCTACCTGCGCACGGGCAAGGCGCTGAAGGAGAAGCGCCGCACCATCACCCTGCGCTTCAAGGAGCCCGACTCCGGCCTGTTCCCGGACCTGCCGGGTCGCAACGACCTGGTGCTCGAGCTCTCCGACGAGGCACAGATCGTCGCCGCGCTGCGCGCCAAGCGGCCCGGACCCGAGCTCGCGCTCACCAGCGCCGACCTCGAGTTCTTCATGGCCGAGCAGCACCCCGACGACGACCCGCTCGAGGCGTACGAGCGGCTCCTGCTCGACGTGATGCGCGGGGAGCAGACCTTCTTCACCCGCTCCGACGAGGTCGAGCGGCTGTGGGAGGTCTGCCAGCCGGTCATGGACGACCGGCCGCAGGTGCACGCGTACGCCCAGGGCTCGTGGGGTCCCGAGCCCGCCCTGGAGCTGCCCGAGGGCGGCTGGTGGGTCGGCACCGCCGACGACGACAAGGTCGAGCCTGCCTGATGGGACGGTCCGACGCGCGGCAGGAGGGCAACGCCGCACCCGACTTCCCCGCGATCGCCGACCACGGGCTCATCGGGGACCTCCGCACCGCCGCGCTCGTCTCGACCGAGGCGACCATCGGCTGGTTCTGCCCCGGCCGCTTCGACGAGCCGAGCGTCTTCGCCTCGATCCTCGATCCCGAGGTCGGCGGCTCCTGGACGTTGGCACCCACCGGGTCGTTGGCCACGACGCAGCAGTTCTACCTGCCCGACACCAACGTCCTCGTCACGCGCTTCCACACCGAGGAGGGCGTGGCCGAGGTCCACGACTTCATGCCGATCCGGCGGGCGCACGACCACGAGCACCGGCAGCGGCTGGTGCGTCTGGTGCGGTGCGTCCGCGGCGAGGTCACCGTCCGCACCAGGCTGGAGGCACGACCGGCGTACGGGTCGACCGGGGTCGAGGCCACCGCGACCGACGACGGTCTGCTGCTCAGCGGCGACGGCGTACGCCTCGGCCTGGTCTCCACCGCCGACCTGGAGGTCGAGGACGGGTCGGTGACCTCCGGCGCGCAGCTCAGCAGCGGCGAGAGCGCCCTGTGGGTGCTGCAGGTGCTCGACGGGGACGAGCAGCCCGACGCCCGCGACTGCGCCTCGACCGACGAGCTCCTCGACGCCACGGCCCGCTACTGGCGCGACTGGCTGAGCCAGTCGACCTACACGGGCCGGTGGCGCGAGATGGTCGACCGCTCCGCGCTGACGCTGAAGCTGCTCACCCATGAGCCGACCGGCGCGATCATCGCCGCCCCCACCACCTCGCTGCCCGAGGACATCGGCGGCGAGCGCAACTGGGACTACCGCTTCGTGTGGATCCGCGACGCCGCCTTCAGCATGTACGGCCTGATGCGCCTCGGCTTCACCGACGAGGCCGGCGCCTTCGTCCAGTGGCTGACCCAGCGTCTCGCCGAGCAGCCCGCACGTCGCGGCGACGAGGAGCGTCACGACGACGACGGGCACGACCTCGGGCCATTGAGGGTGCTCTACGACATCGACGGCAACGTGCCCGACGCCGAGCGCGAGCTCGATGGCCTGCGCGGCTACCGCGACTCCCGTCCGGTGCGCGTCGGCAACGCCGCGGTGGAGCAGCTGCAGCTCGACATCTACGGCGAGCTGATCGACTCGGTCTACCTCTACAACAAGTACGGCACGGGCCTCGACCACGCGACCTGGTCGGACCTCACGAGCGTGCTCGAGTGGGTGATGGAGAACTGGGACCAGCCCGACGCCGGCATGTGGGAGATCCGCGACGACCCCCAGCTGCACACGTCCTCACGTCTCATGGTGTGGGTCGCCATCGAACGCATGATGCGCGTCGCCCGGCAGCGCGGTCTCCCCGGTGACCTGCAGAAGTGGGGTGCGGTGCGCGACACCGTCTACCACCGCATCATGGAGGAGTGCTGGGACGACGAGGTCGGTGCGTTCATGCAGTTCGAGGGGTCGAGCGCGGTGGACGCCGGGGCGCTGCTCATGCCGCTGCTGAAGTTCGTCGCCCCCGACGACCCGCGGTTCGTCGCCACGGTGCAGGTCATCGAGGAGCGGCTCGTCTCCGACAGCCTGGTCTTCCGCTACGACCCCGACGAGACCTCCGACGGTCTGGACGGGGACGAGGGCACCTTCAGCATGTGCTCGTTCTGGTACGTCGAGGCGCTCACCCGCCTCGGCCGGCACGACGAGGCGCGCCTGGCACTGGAGAAGATGTTCACCTACGCCAACCACCTCGGCCTCTACGCCGAGCAGGTCGGGCTCACCGGACGCCAGCAGGGCAACTTCCCCCAGGCGTTCACCCACCTGAGCCTCATCAGCTCGGCCCTGAACCTCGACCGGACGCTGGGGTGACTGACGGACTGACGGGCTGCCAGGACCCAGCCGCGACGTCTCAGCCGCGACGAGGTGCGGCGAACACCGCCCACACCTCGGTGCCACCCTCACGGACGACCCCCCAGTCGACGCTGACCTGCTCGACCATCCACAGGCCTCGGCCGCCGGGCGAGTCGGCGCTCGGGAGCGTCGCGTCGAGTCGGGGGGCGACCCCGGCATCGGTCACGGAGATGCGTACGCGGTCCGCGGCGAGGGTCCAGGAGACCTCGATGCAGCCGTCCGCGTACGCCTGCCCGTGCCGCACCGCGTTGCTCAGCAGCTCACCGAGCGCCAACGCGGCCATCGCGGCGGCGTGACGGACCACACGACCGTCCTCCAGGACGTGCTCGAAGGCGTTCCGGGTCTCGGTGCAGGCGGCGTGGGTGGCCCGCGGCCGGGCGTGGTGCACGGTCTGCTCGGTGCGCTCGCGCTCGATCGTCATGAGCTCTCGCTCCCGTCGCTCGGGTCACCGACCCCTTCGGCGGGGGCCGCCGTCTCGTCGTACGGGAGCCCGCAGATCTCCAGGATGCGGGCCGCGATGCTGCCCGCCGCGGCGACGAAGCGCACCTGCGTACCGATGTCGTCGCCGTGCCGTTTCGCCGCTGCCAGGGCCGCGATGGCCACGCTCAGCAGGTACTCCACCTCGGTCAGCTCGACCGACACGGTCACCGGCTCAGGGGTGCGTTCCTCCCCGCCCCCGGCTGCCTCCATGAACGCGAACAGCTCGTCGCGGAAGCGGGGCGTCGAGAGCTCGTCGAGAGTCCCTGCCACCGAGAAGGTTCGCGAGGCGGGATCCGGGGTAGCCGCATATGGTCGGTCCACGATCGACAGGGTAACCCTGCCCTGTCGCGATCTGTACCTCTGAACCCGAGCGCGCTACGCTGAGACGGCAAGCGCGTCGTTTCTGCACGCTCAGTGCACGACCGACGTGAACCACCACGGGTCTGGGAGGTGTTCCCGTGACCAGTCCGTTCTTCGTCTCCTCGAAGACCTCCGGCGACGCGGCCGGCGAACGCTACGCCGCCCACCGGCTCGCCGACCTGTGCGTACGCCACATCGAAGCCGTGCAGCACCCGCAGAAGGCCGTCGAGGCCGTCGTCTGCGAGCTCGTCGAGCACGGTCTCGCCGTCGCCCACATCGCGGTGCACCCGGGCACGTCCTGGATCGCCGCGGCGGCGACCACCGACGTCGTGCCGCTGGACGCCGAGCTCTGCTCGGTCGGCCGCCCCCAGGCGCAGGCGCTGCACGAGATCATCCAGCTGGGCACGACCCAGCGCTGGGTCCTGCCCCCGCACACGGCGGACCGCATCCGGCTGCTCTCGCTCGTCTTCGGCGACACCGAGCTCGTCGAGCGCATCGAGGAGGCGGCGAGCAAGGAGCTGCTGTTCTTCCCGCTCCGCGCCCGCGGCCGCGGCTACGGCCTGCTGTCGGTGGCCTTCCGCGGGTCCGCGGAGCTGCGCTCGGAGGCTGTCGGCGACCTGGAGCTGCTCGTCGACCGGGTGGCGATGTCGCTCGACACGTGCGCGCTGCTCTCCGAGGGCCGCTACCTCGCCTCGACGATGCGCGAGGCCCTGATCCCCCCGATGCCCCAGCTCGCGCGCGCCGAGCTCGGCCTGTGGAGCCGTGTCGCCGACGCCGGCCTGGGCCTCGGCGGCGACTGCGTCGCCGTGACCGGCGACGAGGACGACCTCTCGGTCGTCGTCGCCGACGCGATGGGCAAGGGCGTCGAGGCGGCCGTGACCGCGAAGCGCCTCCACGCGGCCTTCCGCACCGCGGCCCGTGTGGACCGCCGCCCGTCGTGGGTCCTCGACATCGTCAACCAGGTCGCCTCCGACGAGCCCGAGGAGTACGCCGGCTTCTTCACCACCGCCGCCTGCGTACGCAGCCGCCCGCAGCCCGAGGGCAGCCTGCTGGTCGACGTGGCCACCGCGGGCCACTGCCCGCCCCTGGTGCTCCGGGCCGACGGCATCGTCGAGACGATGCAGGCGCGAGGGCCCGTGCTCGGTCTGTATCCCGACCCGGAGTTCACCGCCGACACGGTGACGCTGGAGCCCGGCGACTCCCTGCTCATCTACACCGACGGCATCACCGAGGCGCAGAGCGCCGACGACGTCTTCGGCGAGGAGCGGCTGACCGAGGAGCTCGTCCCCCTGGCCGGGCTCCGGGCGCAGGCCATGGCCGAGCGCCTCGGCCTGCTCGTCGACGACTTCGCCGACCGGCTGCGTGACCAGGACGACCGCACGGTCATGGTGGTGCGCTGTCCCGTGCGACCGGTCGAGACGGCTGCCGCCCACCTCGACGAGCCGCGCTCCCTCGACTCCCGGGCCTCATGACCGGGACGGTCACCGAGCTCGCGACCCCCGAGGTCCGGGACTACTGGAAGCACGTCGAGGCCGACGACCTGTCCGGCGCCCTCGGTGCCGCGGTGTCCCTCATCGAGCAGGGATGGAGCGTCACCGACATCGTGGAGCGGCTCCTCACCCCCACCCAGCACCACGTCGGCCAGCTGTGGGCGGACGACGCCTGGTCGGTCTCGCGGGAGCACGCCGCCACCGCGCTCAACGAGGCGGTGCTGCGTCGGGTCGGCACGATCCGCCGCACCTCGCAGACCAAGCCGGCAGGGGCCGAGGTGCTGGTCGTCTGCGCAGAGTCCGAGTGGCACGCCCTGCCCGGGCTCGCGGTCACGGTGCTGCTGAACGACCAGGACGTGCCCGCGGTCTTCCTCGGCGCCGACCTGCACGTGCCGGCGGTCCACCACGAGACGGTGCGCCTCAACACCCGCGCCGTCGTCGTCAGCGCCTCGCTCGCCTCCTCGCTGCCGTACGTGCAGCGGCTGGTCGAGGTCGTGCGCTCGGCGCGCGTCCCGGTCGTGGTCGGCGGGTCCGCCTTCGACCCCGACGGTCTGCGTGCGGCGGCGCTCGGCGCCACGGCGCACGCCGAGCGCGGAGGAGCCCTGCCCGACGTCATCCGCGCCCTGCCGGCGCGCGTCGCCCCCCTGGTGCTCGTACGCTCCGCCGCCCGCGAGGAGGCCGAGCAGCTCACCGCACGCCGACGCGACATCGCCGCCGCCGCCATGACGGCCCTGACGCTGACCTCCGAGCGCGACTGGCGCGACTTCGTCGACGACCAGCTGCCACACGTGCTGGGCGCCCTCGAGGCGGCCCTGATCGTCAACGACCCGGGTGCGGTGTCCCAGGCCTGGGACTGGCTCGAGCAGGTGCTCGAGCGGCGCGGCGGACACGGCGTCGTCGAGGCCGTCCGCAGCGCGGTGACCCAGGCCGTGCGCGAGTTCCCCCTCGCGAGCCGCATGCTCGCCGACGTCGCACCACCGCGCTGAGGCCCGTGGACTCCGCCGGTCCCGGCGAGCAGCTCGCCCGCGACGTCGACGCGTGGGGCAGACGCCTCGACGACAGCGAGACCTTCCAGCAGGTGGTGCGTCTGGGGCTGCTCGGCTTCGGCGCCGTGCACCTGCTGGTGGCGCTCATCGCCGTCCGCATCGCCCTGGGCAGCAGTGCCGGCTCCGGCAGGGCGACCAGCGACGGCGCGCTGAGCCAGCTGGCAGGCGCACCCTTCGGCCGCATCCTGCTGATCGTGATCGCCGTCGGGTTCGTCGCCCTGGTCGTGGCGAGGCTGCTGGAGGCGGCGTACTCGCACCGCGACGAGACCGGCGCGAAGGCCGTCGTCATGCCGGCGTACTCGACGCTGAAGGCCGCCCTGTACGCCACGCTGGCCTGGAGCACCGCCAAGATCGTGCTGGGCGGCGGCAGCGACGGCGGGCAGACCGACACCTTCACGGCGCAGGTCATGTCGATGCCGGGCGGGCAGGTGCTCGTCGTCGGCGTCGGACTCGCCGTCTGGGCGTACGCCGGGGGTCTGCTGCGCACCGGCCTGACCGCGCGCTACCGCGACAAGCTGGCCGCCGAGGGCTGGTCGGGCCTCTCGGGCTCCGCGATCGACAAGGTCGCCCGGGTCGGGTACGTCGGCAAGGGCACGGCGTTCGTCCTGGTCGGGCTGCTGTTCGTCATCAGCGGCCTCACCCACGACGCCCAGCAGTCCGGCGGGCTGGACCAGGCGCTCCGAGAGCTCGTCAGCCAGCCGTACGGGCGCGTCGCGGTGATGGCGGTCGCCGTCGGCCTCGCGGCGTACGGCCTGTTCGCCTTCGCGCGGGCGCGACACCTCCGTCACCGATCCTGACCCCCGTCCGCCCGCGGGATGCCACGATGGGCGGGTGAGAGCCGCCGCGGAGTGGGAGGGGTGGACCTCGACGACCCGCCGGGTCCGGCTGTACCTCGTGACCGTCGGCGTCGGCGCCCTGGTGCTCCCGTGGCTGCTGCTGCCGCTGGCCCCGACGCCCGTGGGGCCGCCGGCGCCGGTGACGCTGCTGATGCTGCTGGCCGTCGCGGTCTTCCACATCGAGGTGGCGCGGGTCCTCATCGGCGGCCGGGTGGAGGGACAGCAGCCCCACAAGGCGCTGTCCGCCTGGGCGCTGGCGAGCGCGCTGCTCCTGCCGCCCCCGATGCTCCTGGTCGTGGTCGTGGCGACGTACGCCCACGCCCGCTGGCGCGGGATGCGCGTGCCGCTGTGGCAGTGGGTCTTCTCCGGCGCCTTCCTGGTGCTGGCGGGGTGCGCCGCGCTGGTCGTACGCCACGTGGTGCTCGGTCCGGGACCCCTCGTGCCGGGCGACGCCTCGGTCTCGGGCAGCGCGCTCCCCGAGGTCACGCTGGCGCTCGCCGCACTCGCGTTCCTCACGGTCGAGATGCTGCTGTTCGCCGGCAGCGCGCTGCTGAACCACGCCGAGCAGGAGCAGTGGCTGCGCGGGCAGCTGCGCTCGGTGTCCTTCTACGTGACCGAGGCAGCCGTGCTCGTCGTCGGCGCACTGACCGCGGTGCTCTGGAGCGCGGGCCCATGGTTCCTGCTGCTCGCCCTCCCGCTGCAGGTGCTCGCGGCGCGAGCCGCCCTGCTGCAGCCCGTGCGGCAGCGGGCAGCCGAGGCCGCCGTGCTCGCCGCCGAGAACGAGGTGCTCGCCGAGGCCAACGCGTTCAAGGTGCAGCTGCTCTCGATGCTCGGTCACGAGGTCGGCAACCCCCTCACGTCGGTGATCGGGTGGAGCCAGGTGGCCACCGAGGCGGTCGAGGCAGGCGACCTCGAGGGTGCGCGCGACGCGCTCACGACCGCCGAGCGGAGCGTACGCCGCACGCGCGAGGTGCTCGCCGACATCACCGCGATGGTCGCGGCCGACACCGGGGCGCTCTCGGCGCATCCGGAGACCGTCGAGCTCGCGCCCCTGCTGCGCGACGTCGGACTGCCGACGACGCAGGCGACCGACGAGACGACGGTGCGGGTGCAGCCCGGGCACCTGCACCAGATCCTCACGAACCTCGCCAGCAACGCCGAGAAGTACGCCGGGGGCGTCACCTCGCTCACCGCCGTGGCCGGCCCGGACGGTTGCGTGAGGATCGAGGTCGCCGACGGCGGGGTCGTCCCGTCGGACGTACGCGAGCGCCTCTTCGAGCGGTACGCCCGCGCCGAGACGCACAGCGGACTGCACGGCACCGGCCTCGGACTGGCGATCACGCGCGATCTGGCACGTGCCAACGGAGGCGACGTCACCTATCGTCCCCGCTACCGGGACGGGCGCCCGGGATCGGTCTTCACGGTGATCCTGCCTGGTCCGGGGGCGGTCGCGTCCCCGGTGGTTCAGCCGAGCGAGGCCAGTCCCGCGGCGAACGCCTGACGGGAAGCCTCGGAGGAGTCGATGCGCCAGTCGGTCTCCTTGGCGACGTCGAACCAGCAGAAGCCCTCGATCGCGGCCGTGGCATCGAGCACGGCGAAGAAGTCAGCCACCCAGGCCGCCTTGTCGCCGCCGACCTCGGTCGAGGCGACCTCGCCGAGGTGGATCGGCCTCGCCGTCAGCGCCTGCACCTCACCGATGGTGGGCCAGAACAGCTCGCCGGCACTCTGCCAGGTCGACCACGACTGGCTGGCTCCGAAGTTGTAGCCGTCGAGAGCCACCTGGTCGACGTACGCGTCACCGGGGTAGAACGCCGCCAGCGGGGTGGACCCCGGGTAGGAGATGTTCGGCGACCACACCCAGGTGACGTTCGTCGCCCCGCGGGCGTCGAAGACGTCCACGACGTGCCGGAAGGCCGCGACGTAGTGCTCTGCGGTGTTGCCGTCGACCCCGACGGCCCAGGGGTACCAGTCGCCGTTGGCCTCGTGGGCGATCCGCAGCTCGACCGAACCGCCGTAGTCGCGCACCTGGTCGGCCCAGGTGCGGAGGTAGGGGTCCAGCCGCCCCGCGGCGATGCGGGACAGGGCGTACGCCGGCTGCGCGGTGCCCGCCGCCGGGTCCCACGGCTCCCAGGTGATCTGCGGGATCGCTCCGGCCGCGGCGACCCGGGAGGCCGCCGCAGCGGGGAAGTCGGGCGTAGTGGCCCAGGCCTCGTACCACATCACCATGCTCGGTGCGGCTCCCGCGCGCTCGGTGAGCGCCGCCAGGTCCGCGGCATCACCGGGGGTGCCGGGCAGGAACACGGAGAAGCGGGGGCCGGACGGTGAGGGTGCCGGCTCCGGCGCCGTGGTCGGCGCCGTGGTCGGCGCCGTCGTCGGCACGTCAGCCGGGGCCTTGCGGCCCTTGACCCCGCCCGGGGCCGCTTCGGCGGACCCCGGACCCGCCAGGAGTGCAGCGATCAGCAGTGCGACCACGAGGACGACGAGACGCACGGCGACCTGTCCCGCCTGCCCTGATCTGCCGTTCGCAACGGTCGGCCCTATCCGCGGAGCGTTGTCGATCATGTCGGGTCCGATCTCGTCCAGGACCCCTCCCTGGGTCCTCCCGACACCAGGATCCCCTCCACCGGGACCTTCAGCCGCCCGATTCGGGACTTCAGACCTGCAAAATCTCGGCAGCAGAGACGAGAAGCCCCGGGTCGGAGTCGACCCGGGGCTTCTCTGTGGTGCGCGAGGGGGGAGTTGAACCCCCACGCCCTTTCGGGCACACGGACCTGAACCGTGCGCGTCTGCCTATTCCGCCACTCGCGCAAGCAGCCGGGCAAGCGTAGCCCAGCCCCCGCGGCTCGGCCGAATCGGGGTGAGGAGCACGACAGCCGCGGCCCGCCGGCGGATGGGCGTTCCGCCCGCGGGTACCCGCACCTCCGGCGGCTAGCATGACTCGACGCCGTCACGTCGGCGCACGCGTCGGCCGGCGCACAGAGCCGGCGTGAGGTCCGCACCGCTTCGAGAGGAGGAGCCCGTGGGAGTGCTGCAACGCTTCGAGGACCGCCTCGAGGAGATCGTGGCGGGCACCTTCGCCCGCGCGTTCCGCTCGGCCGTGCAACCGGTCGAGCTGGCCGCGGCCCTGCAGCGTGAGTGCGACCGCTCCTCCCAGGCCCTGTCGCGCCAGCGCCGGCTCGTGCCGAACGCGTTCCGCGTCCAGCTGAGCCCGTACGACCACGAGCGTCTCGCGGAGTACACCGACGCCCTCTCCGACGAGCTCGCCGACATGCTCAAGGACTACGCCGAGGAGCAACGCTACGTCTTCGCGGGCCCGCTGGTCATCGACTTCGAGACCGCCGAGGAGTTCGGCACCGGGCGCTTCCGGGTGCTGAGCAAGGCGGTCGCGAGCGTCTCGGCCGCGTCGGGCTCCTCCCGAGGCCCCGAGCCCGGCCGCCGCGGCACCAGATTGGTGCTCGAGGTCAACGGCGAACGCGTTCCGCTCGAGCCCCCCGGCGTCGTGGTCGGGCGGGGCTCCGACGCGACGCTGCGCATCAACGACCCCTCGATCAGCCGACGCCACGTGGAGTTCCAGGTGGCGGGCGGCCGAGGCACCCCCGACGTGCACGTCGAGGACCTCGGATCCACCAACGGCATGCGCGTCGACGGTCACGACGTCTCCCG
This region includes:
- a CDS encoding DNA starvation/stationary phase protection protein; translation: MTDLHFTTPGISESDAVTLVEALQSRLHAVNDLHLVLKHVHWNVVGPHFIAVHEMLDPQVDEVRGHADDLAERIATLGGSPKGTPGSLVSERTWDDYSLRRASTQEHLAALDVVYTGVLEDYRKARATAAEIDPVSEDMIIGQIQKLELFHWFIRAHLETQGGALRTDGADTEKGAASQV
- a CDS encoding aminoglycoside phosphotransferase family protein; this translates as MSVRESSVGPDVHAWLREQAGAYTLLERPGATDAGEASGRRLWRLDTTRWGRVVVKVEPRPQAWRAEVRAYERWIPKMQGRAARLLAHDEDLSAIVLTELPGEEPVLAGFPVYRRAGRLLRMLHQTMPERHREGSPGAAAQAQRLLVAARDHVSQEERDFVERRAAMLVEEPETRAVPTHGDYRPRNWLLGPHGTLRVLDFGASGWAPASVDFALLAHGPWQRRPKTRQAFLRGYGRELTDREEQAVVSRGSLLALREIERGSRLGLPAVQRRGHDRMRRLMRETAAASHHE
- the zwf gene encoding glucose-6-phosphate dehydrogenase is translated as MVLFGATGDLAERKLFPGLYHLAAAGRLPDAWAVVGSGRHSPGTDEEFRDQLREALTETIDDVDAQLLDDVLSKVSFQTSNSDDGSELAERVAAVERQLAGDGDVSDVRRLVYLSVPPGAMEPMIGMLGREDLVDRARLVIEKPFGTDLESARSLDAALKEVIDEEHIFRIDHFLGKEAVQNILALRFANGLLEPAWNNQHVASVQIDVPEAIGIEGRGSFYESTGCLRDMISTHLCQLLGFVALEDPGSLEAGCVRDAKAAVFDALRPLDRDRVVFGQYDGYTDEEDVDDDSDVETFVAIEAYVDNDRWSGVPFYLRTGKALKEKRRTITLRFKEPDSGLFPDLPGRNDLVLELSDEAQIVAALRAKRPGPELALTSADLEFFMAEQHPDDDPLEAYERLLLDVMRGEQTFFTRSDEVERLWEVCQPVMDDRPQVHAYAQGSWGPEPALELPEGGWWVGTADDDKVEPA
- a CDS encoding glycoside hydrolase family 15 protein, whose translation is MGRSDARQEGNAAPDFPAIADHGLIGDLRTAALVSTEATIGWFCPGRFDEPSVFASILDPEVGGSWTLAPTGSLATTQQFYLPDTNVLVTRFHTEEGVAEVHDFMPIRRAHDHEHRQRLVRLVRCVRGEVTVRTRLEARPAYGSTGVEATATDDGLLLSGDGVRLGLVSTADLEVEDGSVTSGAQLSSGESALWVLQVLDGDEQPDARDCASTDELLDATARYWRDWLSQSTYTGRWREMVDRSALTLKLLTHEPTGAIIAAPTTSLPEDIGGERNWDYRFVWIRDAAFSMYGLMRLGFTDEAGAFVQWLTQRLAEQPARRGDEERHDDDGHDLGPLRVLYDIDGNVPDAERELDGLRGYRDSRPVRVGNAAVEQLQLDIYGELIDSVYLYNKYGTGLDHATWSDLTSVLEWVMENWDQPDAGMWEIRDDPQLHTSSRLMVWVAIERMMRVARQRGLPGDLQKWGAVRDTVYHRIMEECWDDEVGAFMQFEGSSAVDAGALLMPLLKFVAPDDPRFVATVQVIEERLVSDSLVFRYDPDETSDGLDGDEGTFSMCSFWYVEALTRLGRHDEARLALEKMFTYANHLGLYAEQVGLTGRQQGNFPQAFTHLSLISSALNLDRTLG
- a CDS encoding ATP-binding protein, whose amino-acid sequence is MTIERERTEQTVHHARPRATHAACTETRNAFEHVLEDGRVVRHAAAMAALALGELLSNAVRHGQAYADGCIEVSWTLAADRVRISVTDAGVAPRLDATLPSADSPGGRGLWMVEQVSVDWGVVREGGTEVWAVFAAPRRG
- a CDS encoding serine/threonine-protein phosphatase, with product MTSPFFVSSKTSGDAAGERYAAHRLADLCVRHIEAVQHPQKAVEAVVCELVEHGLAVAHIAVHPGTSWIAAAATTDVVPLDAELCSVGRPQAQALHEIIQLGTTQRWVLPPHTADRIRLLSLVFGDTELVERIEEAASKELLFFPLRARGRGYGLLSVAFRGSAELRSEAVGDLELLVDRVAMSLDTCALLSEGRYLASTMREALIPPMPQLARAELGLWSRVADAGLGLGGDCVAVTGDEDDLSVVVADAMGKGVEAAVTAKRLHAAFRTAARVDRRPSWVLDIVNQVASDEPEEYAGFFTTAACVRSRPQPEGSLLVDVATAGHCPPLVLRADGIVETMQARGPVLGLYPDPEFTADTVTLEPGDSLLIYTDGITEAQSADDVFGEERLTEELVPLAGLRAQAMAERLGLLVDDFADRLRDQDDRTVMVVRCPVRPVETAAAHLDEPRSLDSRAS
- a CDS encoding cobalamin B12-binding domain-containing protein; its protein translation is MTGTVTELATPEVRDYWKHVEADDLSGALGAAVSLIEQGWSVTDIVERLLTPTQHHVGQLWADDAWSVSREHAATALNEAVLRRVGTIRRTSQTKPAGAEVLVVCAESEWHALPGLAVTVLLNDQDVPAVFLGADLHVPAVHHETVRLNTRAVVVSASLASSLPYVQRLVEVVRSARVPVVVGGSAFDPDGLRAAALGATAHAERGGALPDVIRALPARVAPLVLVRSAAREEAEQLTARRRDIAAAAMTALTLTSERDWRDFVDDQLPHVLGALEAALIVNDPGAVSQAWDWLEQVLERRGGHGVVEAVRSAVTQAVREFPLASRMLADVAPPR